In a genomic window of Gossypium arboreum isolate Shixiya-1 chromosome 9, ASM2569848v2, whole genome shotgun sequence:
- the LOC108473490 gene encoding aquaporin PIP1-2-like, with protein sequence MSHQCTVHSDTVHFPLQPIRILQKGSAYSPSNLCPKVTLQINTPQSPHFLSHGLDFYLSSLLDPFPSQQKPETVLIVDKMEGQGEDVRLGANKYRERQPIGTAAQTQDTKDYKEPPAAPLFEPAELSSWSFYRAGIAEFVATFLFLYITVLTVMGVAKSSTKCSTVGIQGIAWAFGGMIFALVYCTAGISGGHINPAVTFGLFLARKLSLIRAVFYMIMQCLGAICGAAVVKSFQKTQYERLGGGANTVSSGYSKSSGLGAEIVGTFVLVYTVFSATDAKRNARDSHVPILAPLPIGFAVFLVHLATIPVTGTGINPARSLGAALIYNKDQAWDDHWIFWVGPFIGAALAALYHQIVIRAIPFKSK encoded by the exons ATGTCACACCAGTGCACAGTGCACAGTGACACAGTCCATTTCCCTCTTCAACCAATCAGAATACTCCAGAAGGGTTCGGCTTACTCTCCCTCAAATCTTTGTCCCAAAGTCACGCTACAAATAAATACCCCCCAATCCCCTCACTTCCTAAGCCATGGCCTTGATTTTTATTTAAGTTCATTGCTTGATCCATTTCCATCCCAGCAAAAGCCTGAAACAGTATTAATCGTCGATAAAATGGAAGGACAAGGTGAAGATGTTAGGCTGGGAGCAAATAAGTACAGGGAGAGGCAGCCTATAGGAACAGCTGCTCAAACCCAAGATACCAAGGACTACAAGGAACCACCTGCTGCACCACTGTTTGAGCCTGCCGAGTTATCCTCATGGTCCTTTTACAGGGCTGGCATTGCCGAATTCGTTGCCACTTTCTTGTTTCTTTACATCACCGTTTTAACTGTAATGGGTGTCGCTAAATCTTCAACCAAGTGTTCTACTGTAGGGATTCAGGGCATTGCTTGGGCTTTTGGTGGCATGATCTTTGCTCTTGTCTACTGCACTGCTGGCATTTCAG GGGGTCATATTAACCCAGCGGTGACTTTCGGGCTGTTCTTAGCGAGGAAGTTGTCGCTGATAAGAGCAGTCTTTTACATGATAATGCAATGCCTTGGAGCTATATGTGGCGCTGCCGTCGTAAAGAGCTTCCAAAAGACCCAATACGAAAGGCTAGGCGGCGGTGCAAACACGGTTAGCTCGGGATATAGCAAGAGTAGTGGCCTTGGTGCTGAGATTGTTGGTACCTTTGTTCTGGTCTATACGGTCTTCTCCGCCACTGATGCTAAGCGTAATGCACGAGACTCCCACGTCCCT ATCTTGGCACCGCTGCCTATTGGGTTTGCTGTGTTCCTGGTCCACTTGGCAACAATTCCCGTTACTGGAACAGGCATTAATCCAGCTAGGAGCCTCGGCGCAGCTCTTATTTACAACAAGGACCAAGCATGGGATGACCAT TGGATATTCTGGGTAGGACCTTTCATTGGAGCAGCCTTAGCAGCTTTGTACCACCAAATAGTGATAAGGGCCATCCCTTTCAAGTCCAAGTAA